Proteins co-encoded in one Alphaproteobacteria bacterium PA2 genomic window:
- a CDS encoding MFS transporter, whose product MWAMTASRRSASRGVATSNRLSLPVVAAFGSTAAPIAAIGLVMGVYLPRFFSTYIGLGLSAVGAAFMIVRLLDMGLDPLLGMAMDRTRTRLGRYRPWLILGAPITMLAIYMLFMAQPGLSFAGLLLWLLVLYSGVSILTLGQAAWGATLATDYHDRSRVYGVVQAVGVIGAILILLLPLALTGKPSGAHGGVPAMGWFLIGLLPLTVVLCALITPEKISPRADNETPVTLQDYWSLLTRPEVLRLVWADFIIALGPGTTAALYLFFFHDARQYTLPQTSILLLFYIAAGLVGSLFWGAVAQRIGKHRAIMASSVAYAVAQTALMIIPPATMSLAIPGMFFVGFVGSAFAPIVRAMVADVADEVRLETGHERTGLLYALITTAEKVGAAITVGISFKVLEIVGYKAAEGAVNTPQAIHGLEMTYVFAPITLVFLGGAAFIGWKLDAERHGEVRRQLDIRDALAAEARTFEAATGVSIASPPDRP is encoded by the coding sequence ATGTGGGCGATGACCGCAAGCCGACGGTCAGCGAGTAGGGGCGTGGCGACGTCAAACCGCCTGTCCCTGCCTGTTGTCGCCGCCTTTGGCTCCACGGCCGCGCCCATCGCTGCCATTGGCCTTGTCATGGGCGTTTACCTGCCGCGGTTCTTCTCGACCTATATCGGCCTAGGCCTCAGCGCTGTGGGCGCCGCCTTCATGATTGTCCGTTTGCTGGACATGGGACTCGATCCCCTGCTCGGCATGGCCATGGACCGCACCCGGACCAGGCTGGGCCGCTATCGCCCATGGTTGATCCTGGGCGCCCCCATCACAATGCTCGCCATCTACATGCTGTTCATGGCCCAGCCCGGCCTCAGCTTTGCAGGCCTGCTGCTCTGGCTGCTGGTCCTGTATTCCGGAGTCTCGATCCTGACCCTGGGCCAGGCGGCCTGGGGCGCAACCCTGGCCACCGACTATCACGATCGAAGCCGGGTCTATGGGGTGGTCCAGGCCGTTGGGGTGATCGGCGCCATCCTCATCCTCCTTCTTCCCCTGGCGCTGACCGGCAAACCCAGCGGAGCCCACGGCGGCGTGCCAGCCATGGGCTGGTTCCTGATCGGGTTGTTGCCGCTGACCGTGGTCCTCTGCGCCCTGATCACGCCGGAAAAGATCTCGCCCCGGGCGGACAATGAAACGCCGGTCACACTGCAGGACTACTGGTCCCTGCTGACCCGCCCGGAGGTTCTCAGGCTGGTCTGGGCCGACTTCATCATCGCACTTGGCCCGGGGACGACGGCGGCGCTCTACCTGTTCTTCTTCCACGACGCCCGCCAGTACACCCTGCCGCAGACCTCGATCCTGCTACTGTTCTACATTGCTGCAGGTCTGGTCGGATCGCTGTTCTGGGGCGCCGTCGCCCAGAGGATCGGCAAGCACAGGGCGATCATGGCTTCATCCGTGGCCTATGCGGTCGCCCAGACCGCCCTGATGATCATTCCCCCGGCCACCATGTCCCTCGCCATTCCGGGCATGTTCTTCGTGGGCTTTGTGGGCTCGGCCTTCGCTCCGATCGTGCGGGCCATGGTCGCCGATGTGGCCGACGAGGTCAGGCTGGAAACCGGCCACGAACGAACCGGACTGCTCTATGCCCTGATCACCACGGCCGAGAAGGTCGGCGCAGCCATCACGGTGGGTATCAGCTTCAAGGTGCTGGAAATCGTCGGGTACAAGGCTGCCGAGGGTGCGGTGAATACGCCCCAGGCGATACACGGTCTGGAAATGACCTATGTCTTCGCACCCATCACCCTGGTCTTCCTTGGTGGAGCCGCCTTCATTGGCTGGAAGCTTGACGCCGAGCGCCATGGAGAGGTTCGTCGTCAGTTGGACATTCGCGACGCCCTGGCGGCCGAGGCGCGGACCTTCGAGGCGGCTACAGGTGTTTCGATCGCATCGCCGCCGGACCGGCCCTAG
- a CDS encoding MFS transporter, which produces MQRPLRDACPQGEDTLSVGTTADRQKQLSLAAILAFAGTSLPVAALAIAISVQLPPYFAGHLGISLAVVGNAFAIVRLIDIPLDPFIGLAMDRTRTPIGRYRAWMLAGAPILMGGLFMLFHAPVGATIVYLITWLLIMYLGLSILTLSHSAWAANLATSYQERSRIFGVLAAVGVAGALMALVIPIVMSSMGKSNAEGVMAMGWAIIALIPIAVGAVVLSTKEKITRDHAEGHFQLKDYVALLTQGNVVRILLADLCVTLGPGWMAAIYIFFFTASRGFSVTDANALLAVYILAGFVGAPATAWLANKISKHRALMLTTTLYSVGLITLMAVPQGSVLIGLIPMALLGAFASGFGVMIRALTADIGDEIRLEGGKEQIGLLYALTNATTKVAGAGSIFLTFNVLAAIGFNAKEGAINTAEQIRGLELAYLIGPIFFVMLGGACFWGYKLDSKRHAEIRSQLEERDALYDETASLEGLTGQADAVYVGDDRKPTVSE; this is translated from the coding sequence TTGCAGCGTCCCTTGAGAGACGCCTGTCCCCAGGGAGAAGACACCTTGTCAGTCGGTACGACGGCGGATCGCCAGAAGCAGCTTTCACTCGCCGCCATTCTAGCATTTGCAGGCACCAGCCTGCCGGTCGCGGCTCTGGCCATCGCCATTTCAGTTCAACTGCCCCCCTATTTTGCCGGGCACCTGGGCATCAGCCTCGCCGTCGTCGGCAATGCCTTCGCCATAGTCCGCCTGATCGATATTCCCCTCGATCCCTTCATCGGCCTGGCCATGGACCGGACCCGGACACCCATCGGCCGATACCGGGCCTGGATGCTGGCCGGGGCGCCGATTCTGATGGGCGGCCTCTTCATGCTGTTCCACGCGCCGGTCGGGGCCACCATTGTCTATCTGATCACCTGGCTGCTCATCATGTATCTGGGCCTGTCCATCCTGACCCTGTCGCACTCAGCCTGGGCGGCCAATCTGGCCACCTCGTATCAGGAAAGATCACGGATCTTCGGCGTCCTGGCCGCCGTCGGCGTCGCCGGCGCCCTGATGGCCCTGGTCATTCCGATCGTCATGTCGAGCATGGGCAAGTCCAATGCCGAAGGCGTCATGGCCATGGGCTGGGCCATCATCGCCCTCATTCCGATCGCCGTGGGCGCCGTGGTCCTCAGCACCAAGGAAAAAATCACCCGGGACCATGCCGAAGGGCACTTCCAGCTGAAGGACTATGTCGCCCTTCTGACCCAGGGCAATGTCGTCCGGATCCTGCTGGCCGACCTTTGTGTGACCCTCGGTCCCGGTTGGATGGCCGCGATCTACATCTTCTTCTTCACGGCCTCCCGTGGCTTCTCGGTCACTGACGCCAACGCACTTCTGGCCGTCTACATCCTGGCCGGATTTGTCGGCGCGCCTGCGACCGCATGGCTGGCCAACAAGATCAGCAAGCATCGCGCCCTCATGCTGACCACGACGCTCTACTCCGTCGGATTGATCACCTTGATGGCCGTGCCCCAGGGTAGTGTCCTTATTGGTTTGATTCCCATGGCCCTGCTGGGCGCCTTCGCCTCGGGCTTTGGCGTGATGATCCGCGCCCTGACCGCGGATATCGGCGACGAAATCCGGCTGGAAGGCGGCAAGGAGCAGATCGGCCTGCTGTACGCCCTCACAAACGCCACCACCAAGGTCGCCGGCGCCGGCTCGATCTTCCTGACCTTCAACGTCCTGGCGGCGATCGGCTTCAACGCCAAGGAAGGCGCCATCAATACCGCCGAGCAGATCCGCGGTCTGGAACTGGCTTACCTGATCGGCCCGATCTTCTTTGTCATGCTCGGCGGCGCCTGCTTCTGGGGCTACAAGCTGGACTCCAAGCGCCATGCAGAAATCCGCAGCCAGCTGGAAGAACGGGACGCCCTTTACGACGAGACCGCCAGCCTTGAGGGCCTGACGGGCCAGGCGGACGCTGTCTATGTGGGCGATGACCGCAAGCCGACGGTCAGCGAGTAG
- a CDS encoding methyl-accepting chemotaxis protein: MFQTIKSKVAIAGVGLLILSAGLGGCGIWATSRLASELASSSRISALLRDHMQADMMHDAMRGDVLAALLSHDPRMGLNPAEVQTDASEHARIFEESISNALHHADADIIPILKTLDQPIKDYAEATQTMVALGSRNPEAAVVRLGEFNETFRRVEVLMAKASDKIESREAAQVKAADGLATLARTIMMIALAIGLSGVSALIFAANRILVTPLLSLTGIMTQLAEGRLDLKVSGIERKDEIGAMARATDTFREAGEAKLRLEAEAAANRSEAEKAREQSETERRIANEEQAAAMAELATGLGRLAEGDLTHRFTAPVADRFESVKADFNRTVERLEETVGTVVKTVGDLRAGADQISSAADNLSHRTEQQAASLEQTAAALEEITATVAQTATGARQANEAVVSAREETAHSDGVVAGAVGAMKQIENSSKEINQIIGVIDEIAFQTNLLALNAGVEAARAGDSGKGFAVVASEVRALAQRSAEAAKEIKSLIQVSSQQVNQGVGMVGEAGKALQNISRRIEEIDTLVGQIAGSTQEQSSALAEVNSAISHMDQVVQQNAAMAEESSAAARTLKDDNSRLAELTARFRVGGVRQASPVDRPAPSPARSLHRRVAAAVGGSPARQDSWAEF; encoded by the coding sequence ATGTTCCAGACCATAAAATCCAAGGTCGCCATTGCAGGCGTGGGCCTGCTGATACTCAGCGCCGGCTTGGGTGGATGCGGCATTTGGGCCACTTCGCGTCTGGCGTCGGAACTGGCGTCGTCCTCCAGGATTTCAGCCCTCCTGCGAGATCACATGCAGGCAGACATGATGCACGACGCCATGCGAGGCGACGTTCTGGCTGCGCTCTTGTCTCACGATCCGCGAATGGGGCTGAACCCCGCCGAAGTGCAGACGGATGCGTCGGAGCATGCGCGGATTTTCGAAGAGTCCATTTCCAACGCCCTACACCATGCTGACGCTGACATAATTCCAATCCTCAAGACCCTTGATCAGCCGATCAAGGACTATGCTGAGGCCACCCAGACCATGGTCGCCCTGGGCTCGCGGAACCCTGAAGCCGCCGTTGTCCGACTGGGTGAGTTCAACGAGACCTTTCGTCGCGTCGAAGTTCTGATGGCAAAGGCTTCAGACAAGATCGAGTCCCGCGAAGCGGCGCAGGTAAAGGCCGCAGATGGGTTGGCGACCCTGGCCAGGACCATAATGATGATCGCTCTGGCCATCGGGCTGTCCGGCGTCAGCGCCCTGATTTTCGCCGCCAACCGAATACTTGTTACGCCATTGCTAAGCCTGACCGGAATCATGACCCAACTCGCTGAAGGGCGTCTGGACTTGAAGGTCTCTGGGATCGAGCGCAAGGACGAGATCGGCGCCATGGCCAGGGCCACGGACACATTCCGTGAGGCCGGAGAGGCCAAGCTGCGACTGGAGGCTGAGGCCGCCGCCAACCGCAGCGAGGCTGAAAAGGCCCGGGAGCAGTCCGAGACCGAACGCCGGATCGCCAATGAGGAGCAGGCGGCCGCCATGGCCGAACTGGCGACCGGCCTGGGTCGTCTGGCCGAAGGCGACCTTACCCACCGCTTCACGGCCCCGGTCGCCGACCGGTTTGAATCGGTGAAGGCAGACTTCAACCGCACGGTGGAACGGCTGGAAGAGACTGTGGGAACAGTGGTCAAGACCGTGGGTGACCTGCGCGCCGGGGCGGATCAGATCTCATCTGCCGCCGACAACCTGTCCCATCGCACCGAGCAGCAGGCGGCCAGCCTGGAACAGACCGCAGCCGCCCTGGAAGAAATCACCGCTACGGTCGCCCAGACCGCCACAGGCGCCCGTCAGGCCAATGAAGCCGTGGTCTCAGCGCGGGAGGAAACCGCCCACTCGGACGGTGTGGTGGCCGGAGCTGTCGGCGCCATGAAGCAGATCGAAAATTCCTCGAAGGAAATCAACCAGATCATCGGCGTCATCGACGAGATCGCCTTCCAGACCAACCTGTTGGCCCTCAATGCCGGCGTGGAAGCCGCCCGGGCTGGAGATTCCGGCAAGGGCTTCGCCGTAGTCGCCTCGGAAGTCCGGGCCCTGGCCCAACGCTCCGCTGAGGCCGCCAAGGAGATCAAGAGCCTGATCCAGGTCTCGTCCCAGCAGGTCAATCAGGGCGTCGGCATGGTGGGCGAAGCAGGCAAGGCCCTGCAGAACATCAGCCGCCGGATCGAGGAAATTGACACCCTGGTCGGCCAGATCGCTGGCTCCACCCAGGAACAGTCCTCCGCCCTGGCCGAGGTCAATTCCGCAATCTCGCACATGGACCAGGTGGTTCAGCAGAACGCCGCCATGGCTGAGGAGTCCTCGGCTGCCGCCAGGACCCTGAAGGACGACAACTCCCGGCTCGCGGAATTGACCGCCAGGTTCCGGGTGGGCGGCGTGCGACAAGCCAGCCCGGTTGACCGGCCAGCCCCCTCTCCTGCCCGCAGCCTGCACCGAAGGGTGGCTGCCGCTGTGGGTGGATCTCCTGCGCGCCAGGACAGCTGGGCGGAATTCTGA
- a CDS encoding 3-oxoacyl-ACP reductase — MADIRFDGKVAIVTGAGGGLGRQHALELARRGAKVVVNDLGGSVDGSGGNSAAADAVVAEIKAFGGEAMANGSSVADDAGVALMVKQVMDTWGRIDILVANAGILRDKSFSKMEIADFELVMNVHLMGTVKPAKAVWEIMKAQNYGRIIVTTSSSGLYGNFGQSNYGAAKMALIGFMNTIKLEGQKNNIHINAISPVAATRMTENLMPPEILAKLNPEYVTPGVVFLASEEAPTGAILTAGGGSFALSRIYETEGVYLGEGGLSVEEVRDNWSKITDAEGQAAYFSGGEQGGKFFRKMAGG, encoded by the coding sequence ATGGCTGACATTCGTTTCGACGGCAAAGTCGCAATCGTCACCGGCGCCGGCGGCGGCCTGGGACGTCAGCACGCCCTGGAGCTCGCCCGTCGCGGCGCCAAGGTGGTGGTCAATGACCTGGGTGGTTCGGTCGACGGTTCGGGCGGCAATTCAGCAGCGGCCGACGCTGTCGTGGCCGAGATCAAGGCCTTTGGCGGTGAAGCCATGGCCAATGGCTCGTCCGTGGCTGATGACGCGGGCGTCGCCCTGATGGTCAAGCAGGTCATGGACACCTGGGGCCGGATCGACATCCTGGTGGCCAATGCCGGCATCCTGCGGGACAAGTCCTTCTCCAAGATGGAGATCGCCGACTTCGAACTGGTGATGAATGTCCACTTGATGGGCACGGTGAAGCCGGCCAAGGCGGTCTGGGAGATCATGAAGGCCCAGAACTATGGCCGCATCATCGTCACCACCTCGTCCTCGGGCCTCTATGGCAATTTCGGCCAGTCCAACTATGGCGCGGCCAAGATGGCGCTCATCGGCTTCATGAACACCATCAAGCTCGAAGGGCAGAAGAACAACATCCACATCAACGCCATCAGCCCGGTGGCCGCGACCCGCATGACCGAAAACCTGATGCCGCCGGAAATCCTGGCCAAGCTGAACCCGGAATATGTGACGCCGGGCGTCGTCTTCCTGGCCAGTGAAGAAGCCCCCACGGGCGCCATCCTGACCGCCGGCGGCGGCAGCTTCGCCCTCAGCCGTATCTACGAGACCGAAGGTGTCTATCTGGGCGAGGGCGGTCTGTCGGTGGAAGAGGTCCGCGACAACTGGTCAAAGATCACCGACGCCGAAGGCCAGGCCGCCTATTTCAGCGGCGGCGAACAGGGCGGGAAGTTCTTCCGCAAGATGGCCGGCGGTTAG
- a CDS encoding NADH:flavin oxidoreductase, with translation MTDLFAPMSFKRGPSMKNRFMLAPLTNLQSHPDGTLSDDEYHWLTQRAVGGFGATMTCAAHVQAIGQGFPGQLGIFSDAHLPGLTRLAAAIKAEGSLAIVQLHHAGMRSPSDLIGQAPVCPSDNAEFSARALTAEEVAQLVEDFIAGAQRAEKAGFDGVEIHGAHGYILGQFLSGEVNQRTDAYGGSPENRARIVREIIDGIRARCRADFNLGLRLSPERFGIDLIETRDLAQALMTEGKIDYLDMSLWDSFKTTSEGGFTDKPLISVFTELDRGSVRLGVAGKIMTPANAQACLDAGADFVLLGRAAILHHDYPNKLAADPGFLPVSLPVTRAHLVAEGLGPTFVGYMSTWPGFVAAE, from the coding sequence ATGACCGACCTCTTTGCGCCCATGAGCTTCAAGCGCGGGCCCTCCATGAAGAACCGCTTCATGCTGGCGCCCCTGACCAATCTGCAGAGCCATCCGGACGGGACCCTGTCGGACGATGAGTATCACTGGCTGACCCAGAGGGCGGTCGGCGGCTTTGGCGCGACCATGACCTGCGCCGCCCACGTCCAGGCCATCGGCCAGGGCTTTCCGGGACAGCTCGGCATCTTCTCCGACGCCCACCTGCCGGGCCTGACCCGGCTGGCGGCCGCAATCAAGGCTGAGGGCAGCCTCGCCATTGTACAGCTCCACCACGCCGGCATGCGGTCGCCTTCTGACCTTATCGGTCAGGCGCCGGTCTGCCCCTCCGACAATGCCGAATTCAGCGCCCGGGCCCTGACCGCCGAAGAGGTCGCCCAGCTGGTCGAGGACTTCATCGCCGGCGCCCAGCGCGCGGAAAAGGCCGGGTTTGACGGCGTCGAAATCCATGGCGCCCATGGCTATATCCTGGGCCAGTTCCTGAGTGGCGAGGTCAACCAGCGCACCGACGCCTATGGCGGCTCGCCAGAGAACCGCGCCCGTATTGTCCGCGAAATCATCGACGGCATCCGCGCCCGCTGCCGGGCCGACTTCAATCTCGGCCTGCGCCTGTCGCCGGAGCGGTTCGGCATTGACCTGATCGAGACCCGCGACCTGGCCCAGGCCCTGATGACCGAAGGCAAGATCGACTATCTGGACATGTCCCTCTGGGACAGCTTCAAGACCACCTCCGAGGGCGGTTTCACCGACAAGCCCCTGATCTCGGTCTTCACTGAACTGGACCGTGGCTCGGTCCGCCTGGGCGTCGCCGGCAAGATCATGACCCCCGCCAACGCCCAGGCCTGTCTGGACGCCGGCGCCGACTTCGTCCTGCTGGGTCGGGCGGCGATCCTGCACCATGACTATCCCAACAAGCTGGCAGCAGATCCGGGCTTCCTGCCGGTAAGCCTGCCGGTCACCCGGGCGCATCTGGTGGCCGAGGGGCTTGGCCCGACCTTTGTCGGCTACATGTCCACCTGGCCTGGCTTCGTCGCTGCGGAATAG
- a CDS encoding hemolysin secretion protein D, whose translation MFAILRRPIAWIVLAAVLVLGVGGMVMSGQAKAKKAAEVKATAAHAEKSPFVAIANGKADVEGGMIQVAARRGGIIREVYVHEGDRVAKGQILARQEDDELKLAAAQAAAVVRQAQAQVALLEVQLSTARRERARLQGLVATNFVAGQKLDQANDAIRQAEANLEAQRANIATAKAALAQALYNEDLTIIRAPADGRIARRYANPGAGASTLNVTALFDLEPATARIIRAEVAETALPFVALGQPVQVSTESDPARTYPGRVLRQAAVFGARKLVSDDPSERTDDRVVEVVVSSESAPFLIGQRVLVKFMRTAAQASATGG comes from the coding sequence ATGTTTGCAATACTCCGCCGCCCCATTGCCTGGATTGTCCTGGCGGCTGTGCTGGTGCTAGGCGTTGGCGGCATGGTCATGAGTGGGCAGGCCAAGGCGAAGAAGGCCGCCGAAGTCAAGGCGACCGCCGCCCATGCCGAGAAGAGCCCCTTTGTCGCCATAGCCAATGGCAAGGCTGACGTTGAGGGCGGCATGATCCAGGTGGCCGCCCGCCGCGGCGGCATCATCCGCGAGGTCTATGTCCACGAGGGCGACCGAGTGGCCAAGGGCCAGATCCTGGCCCGGCAGGAGGATGATGAGCTGAAACTCGCGGCGGCCCAGGCTGCAGCGGTGGTCCGGCAGGCCCAGGCCCAGGTCGCACTGCTGGAGGTCCAGCTGTCGACGGCCCGGCGGGAAAGGGCCCGACTTCAGGGTCTGGTCGCCACAAACTTCGTGGCGGGTCAGAAGCTGGATCAGGCCAATGACGCCATCCGCCAGGCGGAGGCCAATCTCGAAGCCCAGCGGGCGAACATCGCCACTGCAAAGGCTGCCCTGGCCCAGGCCCTCTATAATGAAGACCTGACCATCATCCGGGCGCCTGCTGACGGGCGCATCGCACGCCGCTACGCCAATCCGGGAGCAGGGGCCTCGACCCTCAATGTCACGGCCCTGTTTGACCTGGAGCCGGCGACGGCGCGGATCATCCGGGCCGAAGTCGCCGAAACCGCCCTGCCTTTTGTCGCTCTTGGACAGCCCGTCCAGGTCTCAACAGAGTCCGATCCCGCCAGGACCTATCCGGGCCGGGTCCTGCGTCAGGCGGCGGTCTTCGGCGCCCGGAAGCTGGTCTCTGACGATCCGTCCGAGCGGACCGACGACCGGGTGGTCGAGGTGGTCGTCTCGTCAGAGTCGGCGCCCTTCCTGATCGGTCAGAGGGTGCTGGTGAAGTTCATGCGCACAGCGGCCCAGGCGAGCGCGACAGGCGGTTGA
- a CDS encoding Na+ dependent nucleoside transporter: MIRLENLQSLVGLTLILLACWAMSEDRRKFPWKLAAGAIALQAVLVLALFGVPALRAVLAAMGGAVDGLAASTQTGVAFVFGFLAGTPNQPYDLSHPENMFVFAFRVLPVILVVCALAALLWHWRILKWITRGFGLVFEKTMGLRGPPALATAATVFMGQVEGPIFIRSYLTSLSRSELFMLIAVGMSCVSGSTMVAYATILKGVLPNAAAHVLTASIISAPAGVLLARILVPRDPAQEQPQTLDPDSDKVYESSIDAMIKGTSDGLQIVLNIAATLIVFVALVAMLNGILGMFPPVGGAPLSVERGLGVIFAPLAWSIGVPWKDAPTAGSLLGVKLVLTEFTAFIKLGAIPVAEMADRSRVIMTYALCGFANIASVGMNVAGYSVLVPSRRSEVIGMVWKAMFAGFLATCVTAAVVGLMPAELFQH; this comes from the coding sequence ATGATCCGACTTGAAAACCTCCAGAGCCTGGTGGGCCTGACCCTGATCCTGCTGGCCTGCTGGGCCATGTCGGAAGATCGCCGCAAGTTTCCGTGGAAGCTGGCGGCGGGCGCCATAGCCCTGCAGGCGGTTCTCGTCCTGGCCCTGTTCGGGGTTCCGGCCCTGCGCGCCGTCCTGGCCGCCATGGGCGGCGCGGTGGATGGTCTTGCGGCCAGCACCCAGACCGGCGTCGCCTTCGTCTTCGGCTTTCTGGCGGGTACGCCGAACCAGCCCTACGATCTGTCACACCCGGAGAACATGTTCGTCTTCGCCTTCCGGGTCCTGCCGGTGATCCTGGTTGTCTGCGCCCTTGCGGCCCTGCTGTGGCACTGGCGAATCCTGAAGTGGATCACCAGGGGCTTTGGCCTGGTCTTCGAAAAGACCATGGGCCTGCGCGGCCCCCCGGCCCTGGCCACGGCTGCGACCGTCTTCATGGGCCAGGTGGAAGGCCCGATCTTCATCCGCAGCTATCTGACCAGTCTGTCGCGCTCTGAGCTCTTCATGCTGATCGCCGTGGGCATGAGCTGTGTCTCGGGCTCCACCATGGTGGCCTATGCGACCATACTGAAGGGCGTCCTGCCCAACGCCGCGGCCCACGTCCTGACCGCCTCGATCATTTCAGCACCGGCTGGCGTCCTGCTGGCCCGCATCCTCGTCCCTCGCGATCCAGCCCAGGAACAGCCCCAGACCCTCGATCCGGACTCCGACAAGGTCTACGAAAGCTCCATCGACGCCATGATCAAGGGCACGTCAGACGGCCTGCAGATCGTGCTGAACATCGCCGCCACCCTGATCGTCTTCGTGGCCCTGGTGGCCATGCTGAACGGCATTCTGGGCATGTTCCCTCCGGTCGGCGGGGCGCCGCTGTCGGTCGAGCGCGGCCTGGGCGTGATCTTCGCCCCCCTGGCCTGGTCCATTGGCGTTCCGTGGAAGGATGCGCCCACGGCGGGTTCCCTTCTGGGGGTCAAGCTGGTGCTGACCGAGTTCACCGCCTTCATCAAACTGGGCGCCATTCCCGTGGCCGAGATGGCTGACCGCAGCCGGGTGATCATGACCTACGCCCTCTGCGGCTTCGCCAATATCGCCTCGGTGGGCATGAATGTGGCCGGCTATTCGGTGCTGGTGCCCTCGCGTCGGTCTGAAGTCATCGGCATGGTCTGGAAGGCCATGTTCGCCGGCTTCCTGGCCACCTGCGTCACCGCCGCCGTGGTCGGCCTGATGCCGGCTGAACTCTTCCAGCACTAG
- a CDS encoding ABC transporter ATP-binding protein: protein MTAAALSATGLTKRFKTGRTFIEVLKSVDFDARHGDVTMVMGPSGSGKSTLVAALSGLLQPDAGQVSALGESLWDLKPGRIDRFRLDHCGFIFQGFNLFSSLTALQQVTTVLKYTGLSPDECRERAITALEEVGLGPKLNQRPAELSGGEKQRVAIARALAKQPRLLFADEPTSALDGENGQIVIQLLQRAAKSHGAAVICVTHDPRLEAYADRIIHLEDGRILSDRRTASAAASAPQGA, encoded by the coding sequence ATGACTGCCGCCGCCCTCTCCGCAACCGGCCTGACCAAGCGGTTCAAGACCGGCCGCACCTTCATCGAGGTGCTGAAGTCGGTGGACTTCGACGCCCGTCATGGGGACGTGACCATGGTCATGGGGCCGTCTGGCTCCGGCAAGTCCACCCTTGTCGCCGCCCTTTCTGGACTGTTGCAACCGGATGCGGGACAGGTCTCGGCCCTTGGCGAGAGCCTGTGGGATCTGAAGCCCGGACGGATCGACAGGTTCCGGCTGGATCACTGCGGCTTCATCTTCCAGGGCTTCAACCTGTTCTCGTCCCTGACCGCCCTGCAGCAGGTGACCACCGTCCTGAAATACACCGGTCTGTCGCCAGATGAGTGCCGTGAACGCGCGATCACCGCCCTGGAAGAGGTGGGCCTTGGCCCCAAGCTCAACCAGCGCCCTGCAGAGCTTTCCGGCGGCGAGAAGCAGAGGGTGGCCATTGCCCGCGCCCTGGCCAAGCAGCCGCGCCTACTGTTCGCCGATGAGCCCACCTCGGCCCTTGATGGCGAGAACGGCCAGATCGTCATCCAGCTCTTGCAGAGGGCGGCCAAGTCCCATGGCGCAGCTGTCATCTGCGTCACCCACGATCCCCGTCTGGAAGCCTATGCCGACCGGATCATCCATCTTGAAGACGGCCGCATTCTCAGCGATCGGCGCACGGCGTCGGCAGCGGCCTCCGCGCCCCAGGGAGCCTGA